A genomic region of Stenotrophomonas sp. NA06056 contains the following coding sequences:
- a CDS encoding NAD-dependent succinate-semialdehyde dehydrogenase: MTVEIINPATGQVTYRHELMDAAAIEQRLQAAAEAFPRWAERSLQERGAILKQIAGQLRARRDDLQQAMTSEMGKLKVEALAEVEKCAGTCEFYADHAADYLKPQLIDTEAQRSYVRYEPIGCVFAVMPWNFPIWQVFRFLAPAFMAGNVALLKHASNVPQCADLILAVCGDGGLPEGVFDVLHIDNDQAADVLRDARVKAVTLTGSERAGRSIASNAGSQLKKSVMELGGSDAFVVLDDADLDKAVAAAVKSRFDNSGQTCIAAKRFIVVDAVADEFTRRFVEAAAERQYGDPNERDTTLAPMARADLRDELHKQVQASVAKGARVLIGGEPVAGSHAGYPASVLDKVGPGMPAYDEELFGPVAAVIRVKDEAEALRVANDTRFGLGGSVWTRDPVRGESFAQRMECGAAFVNAIVKSDARLPFGGSKESGFGRELADHGIHEFMNIKTIYVA, encoded by the coding sequence ATGACCGTCGAGATCATCAACCCGGCCACCGGCCAGGTGACCTACCGCCATGAACTGATGGACGCCGCTGCCATCGAGCAGCGCCTGCAGGCGGCAGCCGAAGCCTTCCCGCGCTGGGCCGAGCGCTCGTTGCAGGAACGTGGGGCGATCCTCAAGCAGATCGCTGGCCAGCTGCGTGCGCGCCGCGACGACCTGCAGCAGGCCATGACCAGCGAAATGGGCAAGCTGAAGGTCGAGGCGTTGGCTGAAGTCGAGAAATGCGCGGGCACCTGCGAGTTCTATGCCGATCACGCCGCCGACTACCTGAAGCCGCAACTGATCGATACCGAGGCGCAGCGCAGCTACGTGCGCTATGAGCCGATCGGCTGCGTGTTCGCGGTGATGCCATGGAACTTCCCGATCTGGCAGGTGTTCCGCTTCCTCGCCCCTGCGTTCATGGCCGGCAACGTGGCGCTGCTCAAGCACGCCAGCAACGTGCCGCAGTGCGCCGACCTGATCCTCGCCGTGTGCGGTGACGGTGGCCTGCCCGAGGGTGTTTTCGATGTGCTGCACATCGACAACGACCAGGCCGCCGATGTGCTGCGCGATGCACGGGTGAAAGCCGTGACCCTGACCGGCAGCGAGCGGGCAGGGCGCTCGATCGCGTCCAACGCCGGCAGCCAGTTGAAGAAGTCGGTGATGGAGCTGGGCGGCAGCGACGCCTTCGTGGTGCTCGATGATGCCGACCTGGACAAGGCGGTGGCCGCTGCAGTGAAGTCGCGCTTCGACAACAGTGGCCAGACCTGCATCGCCGCCAAGCGGTTCATCGTGGTGGATGCAGTGGCCGATGAGTTCACCCGGCGTTTTGTCGAGGCCGCAGCCGAGCGCCAGTACGGCGACCCGAACGAGCGCGACACCACGCTGGCGCCGATGGCCCGTGCCGACCTGCGCGACGAACTGCACAAACAGGTGCAGGCCAGCGTCGCCAAAGGCGCACGCGTGCTGATCGGCGGTGAACCGGTTGCTGGCAGCCACGCCGGCTATCCGGCCAGCGTGCTCGACAAGGTGGGGCCGGGCATGCCGGCCTATGACGAAGAACTGTTCGGGCCGGTAGCCGCCGTCATCCGGGTCAAGGATGAAGCGGAGGCGCTGCGCGTGGCCAACGATACCCGCTTCGGCCTGGGCGGCAGCGTGTGGACGCGTGACCCGGTGCGCGGTGAGTCCTTCGCCCAGCGCATGGAATGCGGCGCGGCCTTCGTCAACGCCATCGTCAAGAGCGATGCGCGGTTGCCGTTCGGTGGCAGCAAGGAATCAGGCTTTGGCCGTGAACTGGCCGACCACGGCATCCATGAGTTCATGAACATCAAGACCATCTACGTGGCTTGA
- the potA gene encoding polyamine ABC transporter ATP-binding protein, which produces MPVEAQPEAAVVEATGVPGYLSIRDLRKEFDGFVAVDDVNLDVRKGEIFALLGGSGSGKSTLLRCLGGFETPTKGSITVDGQRMDALPPYQRPVNMMFQSYALFPHMTVEQNIAFGLKQDGLGREAIGKRVGEMLDLVQMGHLGKRKPHQLSGGQQQRVALARSLAKGPKLLLLDEPMGALDKKLRSQMQLELVSIIESSGVTCVMVTHDQEEAMTMATRIAVMDAGWIQQVGKPDEVYEQPANRFVAEFIGSVNLFDGVIDEDLPEYVTVRSPLFPAPVYIAHGITCYEGQPVAFALRPEKVMIGKDEPEGHTNKAQGVIEDIAYFGSHSVYHVRLPSGAKVLANFANSQRWASDGLTWGDEVWVHWRDNDGVVLTS; this is translated from the coding sequence GTGATCTGCGCAAGGAATTCGATGGCTTCGTCGCCGTCGACGACGTCAACCTGGACGTCCGCAAGGGCGAGATATTCGCCCTGCTGGGCGGCTCGGGCAGCGGCAAATCGACCCTGCTGCGCTGCCTCGGTGGCTTCGAGACGCCCACCAAGGGCAGCATCACCGTCGATGGCCAGCGGATGGACGCGCTGCCGCCGTACCAGCGGCCGGTCAACATGATGTTCCAGTCCTACGCCCTGTTCCCGCACATGACCGTGGAGCAGAACATCGCGTTCGGCCTGAAGCAGGACGGGCTCGGCCGCGAGGCCATCGGCAAGCGTGTCGGCGAGATGCTTGACCTGGTGCAGATGGGCCACCTGGGCAAGCGCAAGCCGCACCAGCTGTCCGGCGGCCAGCAGCAGCGCGTGGCGCTGGCGCGGTCCCTGGCCAAGGGGCCCAAGCTGTTGCTGCTGGACGAACCGATGGGCGCGCTGGACAAGAAGCTGCGCTCGCAGATGCAGCTGGAACTGGTCAGCATCATCGAATCCTCGGGCGTGACCTGCGTGATGGTCACCCACGACCAGGAAGAAGCGATGACCATGGCCACGCGCATCGCGGTGATGGACGCTGGCTGGATCCAGCAGGTCGGCAAGCCCGACGAGGTCTACGAGCAGCCGGCAAACCGCTTCGTCGCCGAGTTCATCGGTTCGGTCAACCTGTTCGACGGGGTGATCGACGAGGACCTGCCCGAATACGTGACCGTGCGCTCGCCGTTGTTCCCGGCGCCGGTCTACATCGCCCACGGCATCACCTGCTATGAAGGGCAGCCGGTCGCGTTCGCGCTGCGCCCGGAGAAGGTGATGATCGGCAAGGACGAGCCGGAAGGGCACACCAACAAGGCGCAGGGCGTGATCGAGGACATCGCCTACTTCGGCAGCCATTCGGTCTACCACGTGCGCCTGCCCAGCGGTGCCAAGGTGCTGGCCAACTTCGCCAACTCGCAGCGCTGGGCCAGCGACGGCCTGACCTGGGGTGACGAGGTGTGGGTGCACTGGCGCGACAACGACGGCGTGGTGCTGACCTCATGA
- a CDS encoding ABC transporter permease subunit gives MSTAGLKRWLPGTRATVIGIPYLWLLLFFAVPFLIVLMISFSHSRVGSPPYTWLLQYVDGAFSLKLNLENYLALFRDSIYAQAFLSSIKIAAISTFLTLLIGYPMAYAIARLSPAARNVAMMLVVLPSWTSFLIRVYAWKAILDRNGLLDQFLQFTGLQSLMTSMGLPKLQLIDTPTAAYIGIVYCYLPFMVLPLYANLVKHDHRLLEAAYDLGARPWQAFLRITLPLSKAGIIAGCMLVMIPAIGEFVIPEMLGGSETLMVGRQLWNEFFNNRNWPGASAMAVAMILLLLVPILLFNRSQQRLLEGKQA, from the coding sequence ATGAGCACGGCTGGCCTGAAGCGCTGGTTGCCGGGCACGCGTGCCACGGTCATCGGCATTCCGTACCTGTGGCTGCTGCTGTTCTTTGCTGTGCCGTTCCTGATCGTGCTGATGATCAGCTTCTCGCACAGCCGGGTCGGCTCGCCGCCGTACACCTGGCTGCTGCAGTACGTCGATGGCGCGTTCTCGCTGAAGTTGAACCTGGAGAACTACCTGGCACTGTTCCGTGATTCGATCTATGCCCAGGCGTTCCTGAGTTCGATCAAGATCGCGGCCATTTCCACCTTCCTCACCCTGCTGATCGGCTACCCGATGGCCTATGCCATCGCCCGCCTGTCGCCGGCCGCGCGCAATGTGGCGATGATGCTGGTGGTGCTGCCGTCGTGGACCTCGTTCCTGATCCGCGTCTATGCCTGGAAGGCCATCCTGGACCGCAACGGCCTGCTCGACCAGTTCCTGCAGTTCACCGGCCTGCAATCGCTGATGACGTCGATGGGCCTGCCGAAACTGCAGCTGATCGACACCCCGACTGCGGCCTACATCGGCATTGTGTACTGCTATCTGCCGTTCATGGTGCTGCCGCTGTACGCCAACCTGGTCAAGCATGACCACCGCCTGCTGGAAGCGGCCTACGATCTTGGCGCCAGGCCGTGGCAGGCGTTCCTGCGCATCACCCTGCCGCTGTCGAAGGCGGGCATCATCGCCGGCTGCATGTTGGTGATGATTCCGGCGATCGGCGAATTCGTGATCCCGGAAATGCTCGGTGGCTCGGAAACGCTGATGGTTGGCCGCCAGTTGTGGAACGAGTTCTTCAACAACCGCAACTGGCCGGGGGCCTCGGCGATGGCAGTGGCGATGATCCTGCTGCTGCTGGTGCCGATCCTGCTGTTCAACCGATCCCAGCAGCGTCTGCTGGAAGGGAAGCAGGCATGA
- a CDS encoding ABC transporter permease subunit yields MSPRAAKGLGLGVLLLGFAFLYLPILLLMFYSFNSSRLAMVWAGFSTRAYSDLFADRALMDAMWTSLVVAFWTACTATVLGTLAAMVMTRFKRFRGKPFFGALVTAPLVMPDVILGFSLMALLASMGAIPGFPARGLATIWIAHVTFTLCFVTVVVSSRLQEMDLSLEEAAMDLGASRLTVFGRITLPIIAPALVAGWLLAFTLSLDDVVVASFVATPGSTTLPMKVFASVRMGISPKINALATLLVSAVSIAAVIGWYINARAEKRRQRDLQLARQDNG; encoded by the coding sequence ATGAGCCCGCGTGCTGCCAAGGGCCTGGGGCTGGGCGTGCTGCTGCTCGGCTTCGCCTTCCTGTACCTGCCGATCCTGCTGTTGATGTTCTATTCGTTCAACAGCTCGCGGTTGGCCATGGTCTGGGCCGGCTTCTCCACCCGCGCCTACAGCGACCTGTTTGCCGACCGCGCACTGATGGATGCGATGTGGACCAGCCTGGTGGTCGCGTTCTGGACCGCCTGTACCGCCACCGTGCTCGGCACCCTGGCGGCGATGGTGATGACCCGCTTCAAGCGCTTCCGCGGCAAGCCGTTCTTCGGTGCGCTGGTGACCGCGCCGCTGGTGATGCCGGACGTGATCCTCGGCTTCTCGTTGATGGCACTGCTGGCCTCGATGGGCGCGATTCCCGGCTTCCCGGCGCGTGGCCTGGCCACCATCTGGATCGCCCACGTCACCTTCACCCTGTGCTTCGTCACCGTGGTGGTGTCATCGCGCCTGCAGGAGATGGACCTGTCGCTGGAAGAAGCCGCGATGGATCTCGGCGCGAGCCGGTTGACCGTGTTTGGCCGCATCACCCTGCCGATCATCGCGCCGGCACTGGTGGCCGGTTGGCTGCTGGCGTTCACCCTGTCGCTGGACGACGTGGTGGTGGCCAGCTTCGTCGCCACGCCTGGCTCGACCACGCTGCCGATGAAGGTGTTCGCGTCGGTGCGCATGGGTATCAGCCCGAAGATCAATGCGCTGGCCACGCTGCTGGTGTCGGCCGTGTCGATCGCCGCGGTGATTGGCTGGTACATCAATGCGCGCGCCGAGAAACGACGCCAGCGCGACCTGCAGCTGGCACGCCAGGACAACGGCTGA